The following coding sequences are from one Triplophysa dalaica isolate WHDGS20190420 chromosome 12, ASM1584641v1, whole genome shotgun sequence window:
- the LOC130433537 gene encoding protein asteroid homolog 1-like — protein MGVHGLKSYIESNKDFLKDFSFRDSKLIIDGCNLYHDLYSYFQLDHKHGGEYDTFKDSIKTFFTNLKDCDIKPYVVLDGGADHTDKKLETLKERNQEQIRSAHNLSEGRRGRCPPLLNKNVFRQTLRELKVPFVQCLEEADWEIAALAKQWNCPVLSNDSDFYIFDLPAGVFPTVCFCWNNTKVNSQKKRYIPTRHFTVERFCASFNNMNKVLLPVFACLLGNDYTNLQNIDRWERHSNGAGKFERFDGLLSWLSKSQSQNQAIHRVLELIRNRKKKEKVCEALLEGVKEYEITGGCLAQFFDSKTPTPCTGPLRALPTWTVRQLFEGNMVSMLVDVFVLKRVMLKPQVEDFTCTSSSETSRPIRQVIYGLILLGKQQTAEKCYVEEFDRKRFSLESSEVEAIGTSVKEGLQLETLWTEPIKLRLQVFLEAFGVPSVTFRGIPLDLQLQVFVTRFWLVNAQPRPNLLHLWGLLLGMVHGRLCNKPNTQTDTQWRFKCQGRIHFDREAAHLYSQWQSCLNWGLFLNCLLCLPLPEPECAELYRGTLVHKVFQELKRGIRPESMLVRGSNAEHLFRQLKEAVLSLVDEDDMKRISDSVIHRSVAKTHRDQRSQNWSADELSSYFEDMMDEHTEDCYNKEVNGEERKAKGYEADKTECSYPIRTRHKAKERNSKYPCKKFERGCFE, from the exons ATGGGAGTCCATGGCTTGAAGAGCTACATTGAGAGTAACAAAGactttttaaaggatttttctTTCAGAGACAGTAAACTCATAATCGACGGATGTAATTTGTACCACGATCTATACTCCTACTTTCAACTGGATCATAAACACGGTGGAGAATACGATACCTTTAAAGAttcaatcaaaacatttttcacGAACCTAAAAGACTGTGATATTAAACCATACGTTGTACTCGATGGAGGAGCAGACCACACTGACAAAAAATTAGAGACCCTCAAGGAACGAAATCAGGAGCAAATACGAAGTGCCCACAACCTGTCTGAGGGACGGAGGGGGAGATGCCCACCTCttcttaataaaaatgtgttcagaCAGACGCTTCGGGAACTCAAGGTGCCATTCGTGCAATGCCTGGAAGAAGCTGATTGGGAGATCGCTGCTTTGGCGAAACAATGGAATTGTCCGGTTCTATCCAACGATAGCGACTTCTATATATTCGACCTCCCAGCGGGAGTTTTCCCCACTGTATGTTTCTGTTGGAATAACACAAAAGTGAACAGTCAAAAAAAAAGATACATCCCAACGAGACATTTTACAGTGGAAAGATTTTGTGCATCTTTCAACAATATGAACAAGGTTCTCCTCCCGGTTTTTGCATGCCTTTTAGGAAATGATTACACAAACCTGCAAAATATTGACAGGTGGGAAAGGCATTCAAATGGTGCTGGAAAGTTTGAACGTTTTGATGGATTGCTTTCCTGGTTATCCAAGTCCCAAAGCCAAAATCAGGCAATACATAGAGTTCTTGAGCTTAttagaaacagaaagaaaaaagaaaaagtctgTGAAGCATTGTTAGAGGGCGTCAAAGAATATGAGATCACAGGTGGTTGTCTTGCCCAATTCTTTGACTCAAAAACGCCAACACCCTGTACAGGCCCACTGAGAGCTCTACCAACGTGGACTGTACGGCAACTATTTGAGGGGAATATGGTCTCCATGCTTGTCGATGTGTTTGTATTGAAAAGGGTAATGCTCAAACCTCAGGTTGAAGATTTCACGTGCACCAGTAGCAGCGAAACATCTCGTCCCATAAGACAGGTGATATACGGTTTAATACTGTTGGGTAAGCAACAAACCGCAGAGAAGTGTTATGTCGAAGAGTTTGACAGAAAAAGATTCAGTCTTGAGAGTTCTGAAGTTGAAGCTATAGGGACAAGCGTTAAAGAAGGACTTCAACTGGAAACATTATGGACG GAACCAATTAAGTTGCGACTTCAGGTTTTCTTGGAGGCTTTTGGCGTGCCGTCAGTCACTTTCAGAGGTATCCCGCTTGACTTGCAGCTGCAGGTGTTCGTGACACGCTTCTGGCTAGTGAATGCACAGCCTCGGCCGAACCTGCTGCACCTTTGGGGTCTCCTACTTGGGATGGTTCATGGAAGGCTCTGTAACAAGCCCAACACCCAAACAG aCACACAGTGGAGGTTTAAATGTCAGGGAAGGATCCATTTTGACCGTGAGGCGGCTCATCTTTACAGCCAATGGCAGTCCTGTCTCAATTGGGGTCTCTTTCTGaattgtttattgtgtcttccaCTTCCGGAACCCGAGTGTGCAGA GTTGTACCGTGGAACTCTGGTGCACAAGGTCTTTCAAGAACTTAAGAGAGGCATCAGACCCGAATCTATGCTGGTGAGGGGCTCCAACGCCGAGCACCTATTCAGACAATTGAAAGAAGCCGTTCTAAGTTTGGTGGATGAAGATGATATGAAGAGAATCAGTGACAGTGTCATACACAGATCTGTTGCCAAAACACATAGAGATCAAAGATCCCAAAATTGGTCCGCAGATGAACTGAGCAGCTACTTTGAAGATATGATGGATGAACATACTGAAGACTGCTATAACAAAGAAGTCAATGGAGAAGAAAGGAAGGCTAAAGGTTATGAAGCAGACAAGACTGAATGTTCCTACCCCATCCGTACCAGACACAAAGCCAAAGAACGCAACTCTAAGTATCCCTGTAAGAAATTTGAGAGGGGATGCTTTGAATAG